Within Drosophila biarmipes strain raj3 chromosome 4, RU_DBia_V1.1, whole genome shotgun sequence, the genomic segment ttcagAAATGttgcttcagtgatattaaaaacatataattatttcattatttctcgtTTCTTGGAGCTATATGTTaagtcatccgatttttattacatttaattcgaaatttctaaaaatacaaataattatattcccaatagtataagatattatgtcaaaaacgcagctatatgatatagtagtccgattccgataaaattaaatacaaaattcagaacttattaaaaaatattattaccaagcttagaaggttatttgttaaacaagaaagaaagttaacttcggcaagccgaagtttgtccGGTTTGTGAACTTTATAGTATgcgtggcaccctgctgaaataaacttgcgtTGCGAAAGAGATCTTAGAATTTATATGGACATACGGACGGATGAACAGAAGGACATCACTAGGTGGACGGAAACgattccttctacctgttacttTCCGACGAACCTAGTATAGccttttactctttttttataaatatttatcttttttattttataaatttctattTGTGATATCTCATAGGACATATTCTGAATTTCGCAAGCTAGTTTATGTGTTACGAGCTTAACACCCATACGAGAAATACGTATAACGCTTTTGTAAAATCACGACTGATTTCGAAAGTATTCATGAGTGTCATGGGTACGTCACTCGTAAAAAGCTGACATTTTTATGGTGATTCAGCAGGCCTTTtgcgaataaaatttttgaactgaaaggtatattttatagggtcaaaataatgaataatggaaaaaaaataaaaatgttttttatttaaaatccctaagtatgtaaattatttaattcggGTACATTGTTGAGAACTTTCTTTCCACGAGTAACTCGGATAAGTGGATTCGGTGGGCCGAAGCGTTTCCAACCCTAAATAGAATATTATATCTTAATCAGTATCACTAGCCGATGTAGCTATGTCTGTCcacacgcccactctaaagaCTGTCTACCCCCCAAATTTTCATGGACcgtaaaaacaagaaaaatcgATTCCAGGTAACGATATTGAGGTGAAACGTCCCTTCGCTGCGCGTCTCCATCGCACTATTGGCTGAGTAACGAGTATTTAATAGTCTATGGCATCGATTTTAGCATTTTCTGTGGCTTTTTTCTTTTCGTAGTACCACTCTCTCAATTACCCACCAATAATTGAGACCAAAGTTAGTCAATaaacacatatattttaaaacataaataaaaagtaacaaagGCATTTACcgctgaaaataaataagtaagtaTATATGTACAAATATATCCTATATCTATATTGATAAGTATGCCACTTGACGTCTAGCTGATAAAACCGGGCCAAAGCACAAAGCTTGGctctgatttttattattgaagTAACAACTTTCAAAGCCGTATTCAAACCAGCACAAAAGCTTTGACTCAGGTAACCgctttatatatgtataaactTTCCATAAGTATAGGTGTGTCTTGTCAGTggttttcatttattgttaACTTTCGCTACATGCAGACTGGTTGTGTTCAATTGTAGTAGTTAAAACTTGTGACCAAAttctttttagttttaatcataatttaaaaagGACTGCCGCTTTTCTGGATCTGTAAAATGggtttccattttcattttgatattttgcTCCTCATTTTACTCTTAACTCTAATAGCTCCTTTTTGTATTGCGGCTGAACAAAAAGTGTTGAAAGATGAAACTGCCAATGTTGGTgaaatacgaatttttaaaCGCCTTATTCCTGCTGATGTTCTGAGAGGTACGtagtaaacaaattattttgctACTTACACACGATAGATGTATTGAATAATTTCAATAGTATTCTACAggtaaaaatgttatttgaaTTAAGCGAACAAGATTTTACATTGAAAAATGTACAtgtgtaataaaatatttcatattgcCTATTAATCCCTTTCTGACACACATAAATGCATAATGCAAAAATCCATCCGTCCCATCTATTCGATGAGTCATCCTTAAACAGCTTATCAAGGCTTAATTATGAAtgatttttatagaaaaattgTAACGGAGATAGTGACTAAAAATAGTTAGCCtgtaactttaattttttagtttacgatctttttattattaaatcatttcattcattttaaaGTAAACTATTATGAGTTGAGTTTGTTAATTGGTTAAAAGCAACTTAGCCcttctttatttttactttgtccATTTTAGGTGCAGTTTATAACAACGTTTTTTTAAGCCTTGTACTTAAATCTTTTAACAGTTTGACTAGTTATCCTATTCTCTGTAGTGTGACAGATAGTATCAGAATTTATTGTTAATGCCCAAAGCAAGACAAATAGAAAACAAGGGAATTTGAGATATTCCAAAAAAGATCTTGTGGTATAATgaagttaaatttaaaataacaaagttGTTCATAATAACACAGAAACATCGACGACTTCTTCTCCACCTTACCAGCATCTTCCGGACGCATGCTATTTAACTGCGCATACCAATATGACAACAAGAGTAGGTTAGGGAAAGGGGTTGTTCCGCTGATGCTGTAGGAAGTCCGGTCAGCATACTTTACATGACCATGCTGACAATAAACAATGAAAATGCTCCAAGAAGAATGAAGTTAGCTCCCGGTATAGTGTGACCCCTAGACCAGAAAAAAGACTTAACCATTTTATAGGATTCTTTTTCGTAatgttttaagaaaattttgtATAGCATCTCCGTGTTTTGTcggaagtatatatattcttgataaagATTACTAGCCGAGTAGAACTAGCCATGTTTGTATAGTTTCCAAGACGTCTGCGTTCTgctagattttttttatagctgtgttggctagtgatcctgataaaGAATACTTTTTCTACGAGTAACGAgtgtaaaaattataaaaacccAACCACCCAAGAAAATATCTGCCTTCGCCACTCTTTTTAATATCCTTGTGAcagttcaaaaaatataagaacattaaaaaagtcacaaaactttttttttagattttccGGCGATGTGCTTTGCTTCCACTCGATGCGCTACTGTTGAACCAGGGAAGACTTGGGACTTAACTCCGTTCTGCGGTCGTTCTACTTGCGTGCAAAATGAGGAAAATGAAACAAAGTAAAGtattaacaaaatttatattttgttactGTAAcgattataaattaatttcaatagaaaataatattacatttgTTCTTAGGCTTTTGGAACTAGTAGAAGACTGTGGCCCATTGCCACTGGCAAACGACAAATGTAAGTTGGACACTGAGAAGACAAATAAAACGGCTTCGTTTCCTTACTGCTGCCCCATCTTCACATGTGAGCCTGGCGTTGCATTGGAATATCCTGAGGTTGGAAAGGAAAATGACAAAAAGAATGTTGAGTGACTTACGAAAATAAGGCTGGGCTAATTGAACATAAATGTATCAAAATACTATAAGTACATGTTTTGctttagtcaaaaaaaaacaacctaATAAAAACTATATTCTTGCACTCCTAAAAAATCTCGAATAGTTaccataattaaaaacatgccataacgctatagtcgagtgcctcgactatcaaataccTGTTACAGGGGTGCAAAAGGGTAAtggatatataagcagcaaagctatattttagggcgccacctaccggttATTTCTGTAGATGTTATGGGCGGCAGACCGATTTAAGCGTgtaaaccgtttgtgggcgtagAGAgggcgttttttttttaggtcagtcgataggtattgatgatacaaacacatttcagttaaaactttgtttcaaaactgtaggcgctacagattttcgctgaaacaaacttgcgctgcgcaggaagcccaacTATTGGGAATATTTTAATGTCTCAGAATTGCgaatagaattaaaaaaaaattctgtaTCGAAGTCATATGTATCTGGTATGGCTGCTTAGTACTAGAGCTGTAAAAAGTGCCCCTACTCGATGTTTTCGATAGTGATAGTCCAAACCATCGATATTTTCGATAGTTCAAtcgaattattatttaatttttatacccttgcagagggtataatgatttcagtcggaagtttgcaacgcagtaaagttaatatattcttgatcagcgtcacaagacgagtcgatctagccatgtccccctgtccgtccgtttctacgcaaacttgtctctcagttttaaagctatcgggctgaaacttttccaaaagtcttctttctattgcaggtaatatataagtcggaaccagccggatcggacaactttatcttataactcccataggaactaacggggtaaaaatttaaaaaaaatgatctttcgtgttttttaacatattccTTTCTAACCTtggataaacatttttaaattagttctgaatttcgtatcaaattttattaaaatcggccgactatatcatatagctcccatagcaacaatcggaaaattagtggtaaaataatattcaaaaattatatcttcggtgttttttaacttataacctcctacgcttggaaataacattttttatttggttttgaattacgaattacattttatcaaaatcggacgactatatcatatagctgccataggaacgatggtaaaattagtagaaaaaacatgaaataaaaaaattatatctttggtgtttttaacatataacttgaaagcttaaaaataacattttttaattagttctgaatttaaatttaaattttattaaaatcggaagaccatatcatatagctgtcataggaacgatcggaaaattggtgggaaataatgtgaaacataTTATAGCcctggggctttttgacatattattttataatattgagaatatacattttgatacttttaagaatttcgaattcattttaataaaattattaattatttttatagctgcaagggtatacaaacttcggcttgccgaagttagcttcctttcttgttcattttgtattttaagcgtatttattttcaattgttttaaTTGCGAGGTATGAATACAGCTGCGAcaaaaacaatacaatttattaaactattaaacacacataaaaacaaataggttaaaaatttaaaagattttgaCTATAATACTAacttatatactttttttattcataaGTTAGAAAACCTAAAAATTCTCCTATGCTTTAAACATCTGCTCCAACTTCGGAGTATTTAACAGAACTGAGCTGATTTCATTTTTCAGTTGCAAAAATCTTTTCAGCATATTGAACGCGCTATTCCAGTGGGTTGGCACTTCTTGAATTAGGCTATATGGATTATCGCCTTGAGCCTTCTTTAATTTGGCATAAGCAGTGGCGCTACTTTTAAAATACGTCACAATTGCTTTGCACTTACCAAGTGCCGACTTGACAAGCGATGAGGACAAAACATCTTTTACAAGATTTAGGGTATGAGCGAAACATCCCAAATGACGCTTCTTAAGAAGTTTGCACGCATTTAACATCGTAGCTGCGTTGTCCGTGACTATATCAACcactttgttttaaatatgcCATTCATTCAACGCGAGTTCCAAAGTGTGTGCAATATTTTGCCCGGTTATGTTCATTGACAAGAGGCATGATTGACAAAACCACCGACTTCAGCTCAAAATCACTAATGAAGTGGCAGGTTATTGTCAAATAATTAGTGTTCGCTTTTGATGTCCATCCGTCAGTCGTGATTGCACAATATTCTATCTTGCATAAGATGTCTTGAAGTTTTGCGATCTTACTTAAATGCATGTTTTTTAGATAGATATCGTGAAAATGGTACCGACTTGGTACTTTGTATTTGGGATCAACAATTTTGAGGAGATTGACAAAACCCTCGTTTTCAACAATTGAAATGGGCTGAACGGCCGTGGCGATCATTTTTGCCACTGCCATATCGATGCTATGTTTACGTTTACGTCTTGGCGCTCTCAAAGTACGCAGTTATTTTAGGTACGGGAATTTCTGAAAATTTGTGCTCCGGGTGCTTCCTCGTCAGATAGACTATCAAATTAGACGTATTTCCGCTGGTACGATACGACTTTGAACATATATTGCACCTAGCAGTCCCATCTGTATCACGTGTGAAGAACGTCCACACCTCGGACACCTCCTTGGCTTAGTCGTTGTACTGacgtcgttgttgttgtcatCTATTAAACAAAACACACAAGAAATACTTACATATACGTACACTAATTAATTATATTGATTTACCTgcttttttttgccaaaaacttgtcaatttttcacttttcatcaattttttgttttttctggaACGACGCTTCTGCAACTCTGCAAAAAATCGAGGTAGAGCGCATCCCAGCCACTATCGATAATATCGATAGTACTATCGATGCTTTTACAGCTCTACCGAGTACTTGTCTCCAAACTTTTTGACCAAAGAAAAGACTCAATAATATTTGGAAGGATTAGAGAAATAAATCTTTTGTTGCAATTACTAATTACCTTACCATTATCTCCCCTAAAAATACAACACAAATTGGGTGGTATCCTCTAaccaatttatttgttattatctGTGAAGAAAATGGCCGCTTTCAACAGAACAACACAATAAGTTTTTACTGTCGGAACAGTTATCAGTCATCAAGTTTGTTTTTCTTAGCGCTGATGATACATAATGATGACTACAATGTAAAATATTACACCTGGTAAATTCCACTATGCTAGTCAagtgttttatattttggtCCTAGAGTAAATTACCCTTTACTCGTTGTGCAGATTAATTATTCTATTGAAAGGTTAGTTCTTTAAgccaaaaatgtatgatattgTAGAGGAGGAACATTTTCTCTGCCATTTTTAATCTAAGGGtgagaaaaaattatatttttaaataataaatatttctattaattatttacaaactataaacatatttttattataattataaaataaattaataaaattaaattattttcagtTGGTAATTACAGTCGAATAAAACTTCAATAAAATgcgcttttttatttatttatgtaattgtgctaaataaagaaaatttaaaaacactgAACAGGCACATTCTATTAGTAAAGCTACAGTTTTTTCTTATGAGATTTATTAAGTTTCCGGCGTTTCAAAATCATATCATAAAGAGCTTCTAGGCCTTCTTGAAGTCCCTCGCCAGTTATCGCACAGGTCGGTTGTATATACCACCCCCTAAAGTGCATCGAGTTGGAAAAGGTCCTGTTATGTTTTTTGTTATGAAAACAGTTTTTACCATCACGCGAATTTTTTTGGTCCTTCACATCAGAACCTTTGCCAGAATGCGGATATATGAATGTAGACAACGCCTCTCCACTTAACGTAGTCCTTTGTTCGTCACTTTCAGGAGCAGGTTTAATGTGAATCATTGATGAATGCAGGTGATTTGATCTTTGCTCTGTTAACGAGGTTTCTGTAATACTTTGGTTTGACTTGCTACATCCGATTAAATTGATGGTGGAAGAAGAGTCGGAACAAGTTAGCATCGATATGTTCGGCACTGGGTTATAAAGCTCGTTCAGTCCTAAAAGTTTTTCCAGCTCCATTGCACCACACGCGTTTGGAAGATCTTGCTTATTTGCTAATATCAGCACTGGAACACCCtttgaaaaacataaaaaataaagcatttcgttttgttatagtttttattttatattaacttCGTTTTAGTGGTTTACTTTctttatatgtatgtacataaaaGACTGAACCGCCCACTCAATTTAGCCGTATGTTTATGAATATCACTatggacggcagtccacgtagtgacgacGCGCACCTTTGgggaagaaataaaaatttagagTAATCCGATTGTTTCGAGTCATACCTAAATCGGAATGTATTGCAAAAGCTAAaagaattgcataccaagacttttaaaaaattttattggtTTCGACAAAAGTGGTAAAAGGTTAAACTTGAAATTTGGTCTTTTGGGGCTGGTGGGGACAATTACCCCCGGCTATCCACCTAGTTGTTTTCTCAATTAAAATACGCGCCGAATGACACCTCAAAAGCGGGTGCTTTGtcaaaagtaatacgcaaaaTAAGATTTTCGCGGTCctctgaaaattaaaattttattttacttgtcAGTTTGTCCCAAAAGGTTATTTTAGAGttttgaaaattctagacgatgttaaacagctcaatatatatatatatatatatatttatatatatatatatatatacgttcttagaaaggtatttcgaaatactatgtacgccttttaaacacgatttgtcctaataccaccgtttaaaaTTATGGTTCAacgcttttttttatatatatatttttttgtcttttttctgatttctcaAAACGGCTCTAACGATTTCACCTTTAATTTTGAAGTGCAGAGCCCTTGAGATTCCTCAACTTATGACATACGACACGTTCTTGTATAAAAAACCATTTCTAAATAATTAACAACGAAAATATTaacatttaccagttcagatCATCTGACACTTACACCCTACTTgaagaaactaaaaattttagaTCATCTTAAATAGCTTAATAGAAGAAACTTTACTTCTAGCACTTTGGGGAAAACTTCATAGTTTGGCGTGAAAACAGGTATAAAAAGCTACATTTTGTACACCAGTAACAACGAACTGTTACAGCTACATGTgtttagaaaggtattttgaaatgtgAATGCCTTTTTAAcatgatttgtttaaatataaaacaaaaagttctGAAATCAAACAGGAATAATGAAGtaaatatagtgacgatcgcacttTCGAACAAACAAAAGCTCTGATATAATTTTCTGTGACGAATACACGATctactaaatatatatatatacatctaTCATCAAAGTCACCAAATGCATTGATAGACACTATTTATATTCCTTTAAttagatttttataaatgcaaaCATTGCCGAGATTTATTGACGCTTCCCAATTTATAACAAACTGTTccaaaaacgattttttattaatctagACACCAAACGCTTTTATTAACCGATAATCTCTTTTGCAAAAACAAAGACTAATCTTTTAACTTATTACAGAgcaatcaaaaatattttaaatggatacgttttttaaaagacgttttcataaaaaatttgattggTAAATCTGTGTTTCAGTTATATCGCAAATTGCACCCAAACCAATTTAGGtgaaatttagaaaatatatatcttcaaCAATTATAATGTAACCGTTTAATTTCGCccattatattaaaaacagcATTAAgtattt encodes:
- the LOC108024905 gene encoding uncharacterized protein LOC108024905, with the protein product MGFHFHFDILLLILLLTLIAPFCIAAEQKVLKDETANVGEIRIFKRLIPADVLRDFPAMCFASTRCATVEPGKTWDLTPFCGRSTCVQNEENETKLLELVEDCGPLPLANDKCKLDTEKTNKTASFPYCCPIFTCEPGVALEYPEVGKENDKKNVE
- the LOC108024904 gene encoding ADP-ribosylation factor-like protein 4A isoform X1 produces the protein MGATMVKPLVKNGNFLDALPSQATLHVVMLGLDSAGKTTALYRLKFDQYLNTVPTIGFNCEKVQGTIGKAKGVHFLVWDVGGQEKLRPLWRSYTRCTDGILFVIDSVDTERMEEAKMELMRTAKCPDNQGVPVLILANKQDLPNACGAMELEKLLGLNELYNPVPNISMLTCSDSSSTINLIGCSKSNQSITETSLTEQRSNHLHSSMIHIKPAPESDEQRTTLSGEALSTFIYPHSGKGSDVKDQKNSRDGKNCFHNKKHNRTFSNSMHFRGWYIQPTCAITGEGLQEGLEALYDMILKRRKLNKSHKKKL
- the LOC108024904 gene encoding ADP-ribosylation factor-like protein 4A isoform X3; protein product: MGATMVKPLATLHVVMLGLDSAGKTTALYRLKFDQYLNTVPTIGFNCEKVQGTIGKAKGVHFLVWDVGGQEKLRPLWRSYTRCTDGILFVIDSVDTERMEEAKMELMRTAKCPDNQGVPVLILANKQDLPNACGAMELEKLLGLNELYNPVPNISMLTCSDSSSTINLIGCSKSNQSITETSLTEQRSNHLHSSMIHIKPAPESDEQRTTLSGEALSTFIYPHSGKGSDVKDQKNSRDGKNCFHNKKHNRTFSNSMHFRGWYIQPTCAITGEGLQEGLEALYDMILKRRKLNKSHKKKL
- the LOC108024904 gene encoding ADP-ribosylation factor-like protein 4A isoform X4; protein product: MGATMVKPLVKNGNFLDALPSQATLHVVMLGLDSAGKTTALYRLKFDQYLNTVPTIGFNCEKVQGTIGKAKGVHFLVWDVGGQEKLRPLWRSYTRCTDGILFVIDSVDTERMEEAKMELMRTAKCPDNQGVPVLILANKQDLPNACGAMELEKLLGLNELYNPVPNISMLTCSDSSSTINLIGCSKSNQSITETSLTEQRSNHLHSSMIHIKPAPESDEQRTTLSGEALSTFIYPHSGKGSDVKDQKNSRDGGGIYNRPVR